From a region of the Planctomycetota bacterium genome:
- a CDS encoding radical SAM protein produces the protein MLDMVKGLMGSLRTPRTFSEYVTQQMGRGLLTGPPVRADVMKLAPAWLSRMGRCERLRAAARKERGLHVPSVLFMAITGRCNYRCPHCYTQRYAKEHMAVPMARRILHEAEELGVGLIVVSGGEPLLHREFFTIPGEMPEVPFIVFTNGSLLRGFLDDGLATPNMLWLVSVDGPLEACNARRGEGSFQTALDAMAALRERDIPFGFSITLSGDNVASATTPEFVGSLVQRGCRSGFFLEQIPSPPVEPPLSEQIEAGLQRCRAALEVPIIGFPADELRFGGCQAGGNGIAHISPDGFLEPCPAARLAADCLAEVPLAQALANPFFKEFRDLKDRYSHDGDSACSYSGHEETFEQALTRLGARCTV, from the coding sequence ATGCTCGACATGGTGAAGGGGTTGATGGGCTCCCTGAGGACGCCCAGGACGTTCAGCGAGTACGTCACGCAGCAGATGGGGCGGGGCCTGCTCACGGGGCCGCCCGTGCGCGCCGATGTGATGAAGCTGGCGCCCGCCTGGCTCTCGAGGATGGGCCGTTGCGAGAGGCTGCGCGCTGCCGCGCGCAAGGAGCGAGGGCTTCACGTGCCTTCGGTGCTGTTCATGGCGATCACCGGGCGGTGCAACTACCGGTGCCCGCACTGCTACACGCAGCGGTACGCCAAGGAGCACATGGCCGTGCCGATGGCCCGCCGCATCCTCCACGAGGCGGAGGAACTGGGGGTGGGCCTCATCGTGGTGTCGGGGGGCGAGCCGCTGCTGCACCGCGAGTTCTTCACGATTCCCGGGGAGATGCCGGAGGTGCCGTTCATCGTGTTCACCAACGGCAGCCTGCTCCGGGGATTCCTGGACGATGGCCTGGCGACGCCGAACATGCTCTGGCTGGTGAGCGTGGATGGCCCGCTGGAGGCGTGCAACGCGCGCCGGGGCGAGGGGAGCTTCCAGACCGCCCTGGACGCGATGGCCGCGCTCCGCGAGCGCGACATCCCCTTCGGCTTCTCGATCACGCTGTCGGGGGACAACGTCGCTTCGGCCACGACCCCGGAGTTCGTCGGCTCGCTCGTCCAGCGCGGGTGCCGTAGCGGGTTCTTCCTCGAGCAGATTCCGAGCCCGCCGGTCGAGCCTCCGTTGTCGGAGCAGATCGAGGCGGGCCTCCAGCGCTGCCGAGCGGCGCTGGAGGTGCCCATCATCGGCTTCCCCGCCGACGAGTTGCGTTTCGGCGGCTGCCAGGCGGGCGGCAATGGCATCGCCCACATCTCGCCCGACGGCTTCCTGGAGCCGTGCCCGGCCGCACGACTGGCCGCGGACTGCCTGGCCGAGGTCCCGTTGGCGCAGGCCTTGGCCAACCCGTTCTTCAAGGAGTTCCGAGACCTGAAGGATCGCTACTCGCACGACGGCGATTCGGCGTGCAGCTACTCGGGCCACGAGGAGACGTTCGAGCAGGCCCTCACACGGCTCGGCGCGCGATGCACCGTGTGA
- a CDS encoding DUF116 domain-containing protein, translating into MLRRLGRDGRLFDRFLIEAANRVGAAAFSHAGPRRLLAVPQCLRARDCRARLDPRLGYRCVRCGKCRLGELAERAEREGFYFCIAPGDGCVKRLAKELGVDAAIGVACAAELSGAMLAGLRMGVAARGVPLASDGCFETTADLDLVTEAMTQCGASPSR; encoded by the coding sequence GTGCTGCGACGGCTGGGACGGGATGGGCGACTCTTCGACCGTTTCCTCATCGAGGCGGCCAACCGGGTTGGAGCTGCCGCCTTCTCGCACGCCGGCCCGCGTCGCCTGCTGGCCGTGCCGCAGTGTCTGCGGGCTCGCGACTGCCGGGCGCGGCTGGATCCACGGCTGGGTTACCGTTGCGTGCGGTGTGGGAAGTGCAGGCTCGGTGAGCTGGCTGAGCGGGCCGAGCGGGAGGGCTTCTACTTCTGCATCGCGCCGGGCGATGGGTGCGTCAAGCGGCTCGCGAAGGAGCTTGGAGTGGACGCGGCCATCGGGGTGGCGTGTGCGGCCGAACTCAGCGGGGCGATGCTGGCCGGACTGCGGATGGGCGTGGCGGCCCGGGGTGTGCCGCTGGCGTCGGATGGCTGCTTCGAGACCACGGCGGACCTGGACCTTGTGACGGAGGCGATGACGCAATGTGGAGCGTCGCCGAGCAGATAG
- a CDS encoding glycyl-radical enzyme activating protein, whose translation MTGRVFNIQRFSIHDGPGIRTTVFLKGCSLACVWCHNPESIAEAPELAFFPAKCIRCGHCFAACETGARRLEGGEARYDRARCRVCGRCAEVCYAEAIVVEGRELTADEVVAEVLRDKPFYDNSGGGVTLSGGEPLLQADFCAEVLSRCRARGVHTALDTAACVPWAAFERVLPDTRLVLLDLKLADSDRHRRATGAGNELILANARRLGTTGVPLRVRVPIVPGWTDDEGNLAAIADIARELPNLEGVELLPYHRFAESKYQRLGRAYALEGTQAPEEARLSRLAAVVSERGVRVVMAGREGAGGGGH comes from the coding sequence ATGACGGGGCGCGTGTTCAACATCCAGCGCTTCTCGATCCACGATGGGCCGGGCATTCGCACCACCGTATTCCTCAAGGGCTGCTCGCTGGCCTGCGTATGGTGCCACAACCCGGAGTCCATCGCGGAAGCGCCCGAGCTGGCCTTCTTCCCGGCCAAGTGCATCCGCTGCGGCCATTGCTTCGCGGCGTGCGAGACGGGAGCGCGAAGGCTCGAAGGAGGCGAGGCCAGGTACGACAGGGCGCGCTGCCGGGTGTGCGGCAGGTGCGCCGAGGTCTGCTACGCCGAGGCCATTGTGGTGGAAGGGCGCGAGTTGACCGCCGACGAGGTGGTGGCCGAGGTGCTCAGGGACAAGCCGTTCTACGACAACTCGGGCGGCGGCGTGACTCTCTCGGGGGGCGAGCCGCTGCTTCAGGCCGACTTCTGCGCTGAGGTGCTGTCGCGGTGTCGGGCGCGGGGCGTCCACACGGCCCTCGACACTGCGGCGTGCGTGCCGTGGGCGGCATTCGAGAGGGTGTTGCCAGATACCAGGCTGGTCCTCCTCGATCTCAAACTCGCGGACTCTGACCGCCATCGCCGGGCCACCGGCGCGGGGAACGAACTAATCCTCGCCAACGCGCGGCGGCTGGGGACGACAGGCGTGCCACTGAGGGTCAGGGTCCCGATCGTCCCTGGATGGACCGACGACGAGGGGAATCTGGCGGCTATCGCGGATATCGCGCGCGAGCTGCCCAACCTCGAAGGCGTCGAACTGCTGCCGTACCATCGCTTCGCCGAGTCGAAGTACCAGCGGCTTGGGCGCGCCTATGCGCTGGAGGGGACGCAGGCGCCCGAGGAGGCCCGGCTGTCCCGCCTGGCGGCAGTGGTCTCCGAGCGCGGGGTGCGCGTGGTGATGGCCGGCCGCGAGGGAGCCGGAGGCGGAGGCCACTGA
- a CDS encoding DUF116 domain-containing protein translates to MWSVAEQIGRAVAAAALAGLTCVALSLAIAVRVGHGGSAPLKRFALGVLELLYLPLRMLWGALPVKAPLDVLMVRLRNEANRGRLAVARRGLVLAPACLRHLACAAPSSRRGIQCGRCGLCKLQAIHEEGARVGWRVFILTGSAYVPRLVAEERPEAALLVACAHECNKVMMALGRLPTYGVPLTRNGCVATDVDLDRVRAALRLSGWTDANGAKAEEHEGTGRRNPTVCSTW, encoded by the coding sequence ATGTGGAGCGTCGCCGAGCAGATAGGAAGAGCCGTGGCCGCGGCAGCCCTGGCCGGGCTGACGTGTGTGGCGCTGTCGCTGGCCATCGCCGTGCGTGTGGGCCATGGGGGCTCCGCTCCGCTGAAGCGGTTTGCCCTGGGTGTCCTCGAACTTCTCTACCTGCCGTTGAGGATGCTCTGGGGAGCGCTTCCCGTGAAGGCGCCGCTGGATGTCCTGATGGTGCGCCTGCGCAACGAGGCCAACCGGGGCCGGCTGGCTGTGGCGCGACGGGGGCTCGTGCTGGCGCCGGCGTGCCTGCGGCATCTTGCCTGCGCGGCGCCCAGCAGCCGACGCGGGATTCAGTGCGGGCGATGCGGGCTCTGCAAACTCCAGGCGATCCATGAGGAGGGCGCGCGCGTGGGCTGGCGGGTGTTCATCCTGACCGGCTCGGCGTACGTGCCGCGGCTGGTCGCCGAGGAGCGGCCCGAGGCGGCCCTGCTGGTCGCCTGCGCGCACGAGTGCAACAAGGTGATGATGGCCCTGGGACGCCTGCCCACCTACGGCGTGCCGCTGACCCGAAACGGATGCGTGGCGACCGATGTGGACCTCGACCGCGTGCGGGCGGCGCTGCGCCTGAGCGGCTGGACCGATGCGAACGGGGCGAAAGCAGAGGAACACGAGGGGACAGGAAGAAGGAACCCAACCGTATGCTCGACATGGTGA
- the frr gene encoding ribosome recycling factor, whose protein sequence is MPYDDIYLDTTDRMDKAVQHLKDEFRTVRSSRATPGLVENIRVEYYGTPTPLKQLAGIGAPDPQLLVIKPYDPSAAEAIHKAILASNVGLTPSLDGRLIRVVVPPLSEERRRQIAAQLRHMAEEAKVAIRNVRRDALKLAEQEKKDSVLTEDDFFRLKEDIQELTNEHEKAITDTLDHKTAEIMEV, encoded by the coding sequence ATGCCATACGACGACATCTACCTCGACACCACGGACCGCATGGACAAAGCCGTCCAGCACCTCAAGGACGAGTTCCGCACGGTCCGCAGCTCGCGCGCCACGCCCGGCCTCGTCGAGAACATCCGCGTCGAGTACTACGGCACGCCCACGCCCCTCAAGCAGCTCGCCGGCATCGGCGCGCCCGACCCCCAGCTCCTCGTCATCAAGCCCTACGACCCCAGCGCCGCCGAGGCCATCCACAAGGCCATCCTCGCCAGCAACGTCGGCCTCACCCCCAGCCTCGACGGCCGCCTCATCCGAGTCGTTGTCCCCCCCCTCAGCGAGGAGCGCCGCCGCCAGATCGCCGCTCAACTTCGTCACATGGCCGAGGAGGCCAAGGTGGCCATCCGCAACGTGCGCCGCGACGCCCTCAAGCTCGCCGAGCAGGAGAAGAAGGACAGCGTGCTAACCGAGGACGACTTCTTCCGCCTCAAAGAGGACATCCAGGAACTCACCAACGAGCACGAGAAGGCCATCACCGACACCCTCGACCACAAGACGGCCGAGATCATGGAAGTCTGA